The Gillisia sp. Hel_I_86 genome has a segment encoding these proteins:
- a CDS encoding chondroitinase-B domain-containing protein, whose product MKYIFLTLLLFFSGINFAQKASNQQILVKNITEYNSAVDKAKPGDVITLANGVWKDAELIFKGQGTKDQPITLNVEDKGKVTIEGKSSLKLAGEHLIVDGLYFTNGYTPSNSVIQFKVDNEHIANHSRVTNCVIENFTQPSRDVQDHWIEFWGRNNQMDHCYIAGKSNSGPTLRVFLKGNENINTHHQIINNYFGPRPRKGGPHGETLQIGSSETSMTPAYVNVSENLFYRCNGEVEIISSKSNFNEFKHNVFFESEGSLVLRHGNYAKIDGNVFIGNDNSEFIGGIRVINTGHWITNNYFYKLKGSEFRSPLAVMNGIPKSPLNRYNQVTDVVAAFNTYVNCISPWHFSVGSNVAKSDVLPASEIRSARPERVLLANNLIYNDKEQKFPVVAYDTIDGVSFKKNILNSPNESEIRDKGIITRDFKMKKINEYLYVPVENQTDIYSGFDFEKIEEDIFGKDRRTSNSIGAISLPVHNDQKLFEISKYGPDWYTPINENRKAEVFQVSTSEELLEAVQKMASGDIIEIKSGAYKLDVSIPIDKKITIQSKSEENRAILQFSGNNSSAAFEMNPGGVLKLENIILKGTKNRDAFGTLDKNMSSAYNLWVDNSEISDFNSLLKVSQRSFADTISIANSTIKDLQSGINLAEETDDKGEYNAEFVYIINSKFENIKEEILNYYRGGYDESTIGGNLVLTGNTFKNSGTSEDTDILLKTRGIVNVEFSNNSFLNNPVKFIAILWGEKGQKPENNSIKNSGEIKVEENLKQKLMY is encoded by the coding sequence ATGAAATATATCTTCCTTACTTTATTACTATTTTTTAGCGGGATCAACTTTGCGCAAAAGGCTTCCAACCAGCAAATCCTTGTCAAGAATATTACGGAATATAATAGTGCGGTAGATAAGGCAAAGCCGGGTGATGTGATCACATTGGCTAATGGCGTTTGGAAGGATGCTGAACTCATTTTTAAGGGACAGGGAACTAAAGATCAACCCATAACTTTAAACGTTGAAGATAAGGGAAAAGTAACTATTGAAGGGAAATCTTCATTAAAACTGGCTGGGGAACATTTAATAGTGGATGGTTTGTATTTCACAAATGGGTACACTCCGTCCAATTCGGTGATACAATTTAAAGTAGATAATGAACATATCGCTAACCATTCCCGGGTCACCAATTGCGTAATCGAAAATTTTACCCAACCCAGCCGGGATGTTCAGGATCACTGGATAGAGTTCTGGGGGAGAAATAACCAGATGGACCATTGTTATATAGCAGGAAAATCTAATTCTGGACCTACTTTAAGGGTATTCCTAAAAGGAAACGAAAATATAAATACACACCATCAAATAATCAATAATTATTTTGGCCCTAGGCCCAGAAAGGGAGGTCCTCACGGGGAAACTTTACAAATAGGCTCCAGTGAAACTTCAATGACTCCTGCATATGTTAATGTTTCCGAGAATTTATTTTACAGATGTAACGGGGAGGTAGAGATTATCTCCAGTAAATCCAATTTTAATGAATTTAAGCACAATGTTTTTTTCGAGTCGGAGGGTTCGTTGGTTTTAAGACATGGCAATTATGCTAAAATTGATGGAAATGTTTTTATAGGGAATGATAATTCCGAATTCATTGGAGGGATACGGGTGATCAATACGGGTCACTGGATTACCAATAACTATTTTTATAAATTAAAAGGTTCAGAATTCAGAAGCCCCCTGGCGGTCATGAATGGAATACCAAAATCCCCTTTAAATAGATACAATCAGGTGACCGATGTGGTGGCTGCATTCAACACTTATGTTAATTGCATCTCTCCTTGGCATTTTAGCGTGGGCTCCAATGTAGCTAAAAGCGATGTCTTGCCTGCTTCCGAAATTCGTTCTGCGCGTCCTGAGCGGGTATTGCTAGCCAATAATTTGATCTACAATGATAAGGAGCAAAAATTTCCTGTCGTAGCTTACGATACGATAGATGGCGTGAGCTTTAAAAAGAATATTTTAAATAGTCCAAACGAAAGTGAAATCCGGGATAAGGGCATCATTACCAGGGATTTTAAAATGAAAAAGATCAATGAATATTTATATGTTCCGGTTGAAAATCAAACAGATATTTATTCAGGTTTTGATTTTGAAAAGATTGAAGAGGATATTTTCGGAAAGGATCGAAGAACATCTAACAGTATAGGCGCTATAAGTCTTCCTGTACACAATGATCAAAAGTTGTTTGAAATATCTAAATATGGACCGGATTGGTATACTCCTATAAATGAAAATAGAAAGGCTGAAGTATTTCAGGTTTCAACTTCAGAAGAATTACTGGAAGCGGTTCAAAAAATGGCTTCTGGTGATATTATCGAAATAAAGTCCGGTGCATATAAGCTGGACGTCTCAATCCCAATAGACAAGAAGATCACTATTCAGTCAAAAAGTGAAGAAAATAGGGCTATCCTTCAATTCTCAGGGAATAATTCATCTGCGGCCTTCGAAATGAATCCGGGAGGGGTTCTTAAGTTGGAAAATATCATATTAAAAGGAACTAAAAACCGTGATGCTTTTGGAACCTTAGATAAAAATATGTCCAGTGCCTATAACTTGTGGGTCGATAATTCTGAAATAAGCGATTTTAATAGCCTGTTGAAAGTTTCCCAACGCTCTTTTGCCGATACGATTTCTATAGCAAATTCAACAATTAAAGATCTTCAAAGCGGTATAAACCTGGCAGAAGAAACCGATGATAAGGGAGAGTATAACGCGGAGTTTGTTTATATCATTAATTCGAAATTTGAAAATATTAAGGAAGAGATTTTGAATTATTACCGGGGCGGTTATGATGAATCCACTATTGGCGGAAACCTGGTTTTAACCGGGAATACATTCAAAAATTCCGGAACTTCAGAGGACACGGATATTCTCTTGAAAACACGCGGAATTGTGAATGTCGAGTTTTCCAATAATAGCTTTCTCAACAATCCCGTAAAATTCATCGCCATTCTCTGGGGTGAAAAAGGGCAAAAACCGGAGAACAATTCCATTAAAAATTCCGGGGAAATTAAAGTAGAAGAAAACCTAAAGCAAAAATTAATGTACTAA
- a CDS encoding polysaccharide lyase family 7 protein, giving the protein MKKIFITIFIFFAFFSCKDNAAGTSKKIEQKGETAKYPSDVLPFMDEWTILLGDGTHKQDLVNFEKKDFFYVENNGKTDWVVYKTPNSGITSKNSSNTRTELGQKKHWTPEEGGKLTGTLKVQHVSTSGDARVAASYSVVVGQIHSDEGHKNEPLKIFYKKFPGHTKGSVFWNYEINTKGDNSGRWGFSTAVWGYDIAVVGATPTTFPKEPEDGIALGEEFSYEVNVFDGIMHLSFSSEGHETKTFTKNLLKSEYSRKTDMPEQVKILYSAIGRDGVERENAYSGEIQFFKQGAYNQTNGKNPEDNIVWSTGSETYDGDIAKQYKNGSYTEVWFKEATVGPGVLPDKGNE; this is encoded by the coding sequence ATGAAAAAAATATTCATAACCATATTCATATTTTTCGCTTTTTTTTCCTGTAAGGATAATGCCGCAGGTACCTCTAAGAAAATCGAGCAAAAAGGCGAAACCGCAAAATATCCAAGCGATGTCCTTCCATTTATGGATGAATGGACAATTCTTTTAGGGGACGGAACACATAAACAAGATCTAGTAAATTTTGAAAAGAAAGATTTCTTTTATGTTGAAAATAATGGAAAAACAGATTGGGTAGTTTATAAAACGCCTAACTCTGGGATAACTTCAAAAAATTCAAGTAACACAAGAACTGAATTAGGACAAAAAAAACACTGGACTCCCGAAGAAGGTGGTAAACTTACAGGAACCTTAAAAGTACAACATGTTTCGACTTCTGGCGATGCCAGAGTAGCAGCTTCCTATTCTGTTGTGGTTGGTCAAATTCATAGTGATGAAGGACACAAAAACGAGCCGTTAAAAATATTCTATAAAAAGTTTCCGGGTCACACCAAAGGCTCAGTTTTCTGGAATTACGAAATCAACACCAAAGGTGATAATTCTGGTAGATGGGGTTTCTCTACTGCGGTCTGGGGTTATGATATTGCTGTGGTTGGCGCTACTCCAACTACGTTCCCAAAAGAACCAGAAGATGGTATTGCTTTAGGTGAAGAATTTAGTTATGAGGTAAATGTTTTTGACGGGATTATGCACCTAAGCTTTTCCAGTGAAGGGCACGAAACCAAAACCTTTACAAAAAACTTACTGAAATCAGAATATTCAAGAAAGACAGATATGCCTGAACAGGTGAAAATATTATACTCAGCAATAGGTCGTGATGGTGTAGAAAGGGAAAACGCTTATTCTGGCGAGATACAATTTTTTAAACAAGGAGCATATAATCAAACCAACGGTAAAAATCCCGAAGATAATATTGTTTGGAGTACAGGCTCTGAGACCTACGATGGCGATATAGCTAAACAATATAAAAACGGTAGTTATACAGAAGTCTGGTTTAAAGAAGCTACGGTAGGTCCGGGAGTTCTACCAGATAAAGGTAATGAATAG
- the gndA gene encoding NADP-dependent phosphogluconate dehydrogenase has product MNRLIYIMGVSGCGKTTIGKLLAQELNIPFFDGDDFHPESNIAKMSSGQPLNDDDRQGWLDTLNNLAKKQIQETSCVIVCSALKQKYRDHLSRDIESKTKWVYLSGSFQQILERIYSRANHFMPSELLKSQFDILEEPKDALQVDISLTPEDIIKIIKSELMETSEFGLFGLGVMGKSLSRNLARNGFKISIFNRHVDGVEVNIAKNFKAQFPELSNASAFDDISAFVNSLQQPRKIMLMVNAGKTIDFVIDDLLPHLSENDILVDGGNSNYKKTKERIAYLKAKNIHFIGTGISGGEEGALKGPSIMPGGDKAAYKLVQAYLETISAKDRNGLPCCTYVGPEGSGHFIKMVHNGIEYVEMQLLAEISTIMEASGKNPDEIAAILDSWKENANSYLLDITASIFRKKEGEDWLVKKVLDKAGNKGTGNWTTIASAELGVPGTLIASALFSRYISFYKEERLLLNKTFKGVKSSKLNISTNEILEAYQFARIINHYQGFKIIAEASRSYSWNLNLSEISRIWTSGCIIKSTLMRDLVEIFMETSNLLTHPRLIKKIKKYRPSAKKVVSQCLLNDITTPALSESTQFFNGITTAYSSANIIQAQRDYFGAHTYKRLDDDSGKNHHTIWD; this is encoded by the coding sequence ATGAATAGGCTTATTTACATAATGGGTGTTTCCGGTTGTGGTAAAACCACTATTGGAAAGTTGCTGGCGCAAGAGTTAAATATCCCGTTTTTTGATGGAGATGATTTTCATCCAGAAAGCAACATCGCAAAAATGTCTAGTGGTCAACCATTAAACGATGATGATAGACAAGGCTGGTTAGACACTTTAAACAATTTGGCTAAGAAGCAAATCCAAGAGACCAGTTGCGTAATTGTCTGTTCTGCATTAAAACAAAAGTATCGTGATCATTTAAGTCGTGATATTGAAAGTAAGACAAAATGGGTTTATTTATCAGGTTCTTTTCAGCAGATTCTTGAAAGAATATATAGTAGGGCCAATCATTTTATGCCTTCAGAATTGCTAAAATCGCAATTCGACATTTTAGAAGAACCTAAAGATGCATTGCAAGTAGATATAAGTTTAACACCAGAAGATATTATAAAAATTATAAAAAGCGAATTAATGGAAACCTCGGAATTTGGATTATTTGGTCTAGGTGTTATGGGAAAAAGTCTTTCCAGAAATTTGGCTAGAAATGGTTTCAAAATTTCAATCTTTAATAGACATGTTGATGGAGTAGAAGTAAATATCGCCAAAAATTTTAAAGCTCAATTTCCGGAATTATCTAATGCATCTGCATTTGATGATATTTCTGCTTTTGTGAATTCTTTGCAACAACCAAGAAAAATTATGCTCATGGTCAATGCAGGAAAAACAATTGACTTCGTAATTGATGATTTGCTGCCACACTTGTCTGAAAACGATATTCTGGTTGATGGTGGGAACTCAAACTATAAAAAGACGAAAGAACGTATAGCGTATTTAAAAGCTAAGAACATTCACTTTATAGGCACGGGAATTTCAGGAGGAGAGGAAGGAGCTTTAAAAGGGCCTTCCATTATGCCAGGGGGAGATAAAGCTGCTTATAAACTGGTGCAAGCTTACCTCGAAACCATTTCGGCTAAAGACCGTAACGGTTTACCATGTTGTACCTATGTGGGACCGGAAGGAAGTGGTCATTTTATAAAAATGGTTCATAATGGAATTGAATATGTAGAAATGCAATTATTAGCTGAGATATCCACTATTATGGAAGCATCAGGTAAAAATCCAGACGAGATTGCTGCCATTTTAGACAGCTGGAAGGAGAATGCAAATAGTTATTTGCTGGATATAACAGCAAGCATTTTTAGAAAAAAAGAAGGTGAAGATTGGTTAGTAAAGAAGGTTCTAGACAAAGCCGGCAATAAAGGCACAGGCAACTGGACGACTATTGCTTCGGCAGAGCTTGGAGTGCCAGGTACATTAATCGCATCGGCCTTATTTTCAAGATATATTTCGTTTTATAAAGAGGAACGTCTTCTATTAAATAAGACTTTTAAGGGAGTAAAATCTTCAAAATTAAATATTAGCACAAATGAGATTTTAGAAGCCTACCAATTTGCGAGAATTATAAATCATTATCAAGGCTTTAAAATTATTGCAGAAGCTTCAAGATCATATTCCTGGAATTTAAATCTAAGTGAAATTTCAAGAATCTGGACAAGCGGCTGTATTATCAAATCTACCTTAATGCGGGATCTGGTTGAAATCTTTATGGAGACATCCAACTTGTTGACCCATCCTCGATTGATAAAAAAAATCAAGAAATACAGGCCATCAGCAAAAAAAGTGGTTTCACAATGTTTGCTTAATGATATCACCACACCCGCTTTGAGCGAATCGACTCAATTCTTCAATGGGATTACAACAGCATATTCTTCCGCTAATATAATTCAGGCGCAACGGGATTATTTTGGAGCCCACACCTATAAAAGGCTTGATGATGATTCGGGCAAAAACCATCATACCATTTGGGACTAA
- a CDS encoding Nramp family divalent metal transporter, whose protein sequence is MDAATAKKSLLKKVVAIILGFGPGIFAIGYTIGTGSVTSMIVAGSKFNMQLLWVLLLSCFFSGILMFTYGNYALLTGETALYGFKKHLKFGKALAILIIIGVTFGQWNSLMGILGISSNIIFEILVLNFPGLSGYEYETVLITAIIIILVFYLLLLVGKYTFFEKILVIFVTLMGLSFLLSLFFVQPLPLDVLKGIIPTIPDVPGGKMLVAAFVGTTMASATFLSRPLFVKGKGWTIKNLDQQKKDAITAAVLIFVISGIIMAVAAGALFYEGKEVTHVLDMANTLEPVAGKWAVTIFFFGALSAGLSSIFPCLLIAPLLIADYQSGELDTNSKQFRIITFIASLVALIGPAFGANPIEVQILSQVFNVFALPLVIIGIIILVNSKKVMKEYKTSLFVNIGMFASLLFACIISYNGILALREYF, encoded by the coding sequence ATGGATGCTGCTACAGCGAAAAAATCACTACTAAAAAAAGTCGTTGCCATAATTTTAGGTTTTGGTCCGGGTATTTTTGCTATTGGTTATACCATTGGTACAGGTAGCGTAACCTCTATGATCGTGGCCGGCAGTAAATTCAATATGCAATTACTATGGGTGTTACTACTGAGTTGTTTTTTTTCAGGGATATTAATGTTCACTTATGGCAACTATGCTTTATTGACCGGGGAGACAGCCTTGTATGGTTTTAAGAAACACTTGAAATTTGGTAAGGCCTTAGCTATACTAATTATTATAGGAGTCACTTTTGGACAATGGAACTCCCTTATGGGAATCCTGGGAATTTCATCTAATATTATATTCGAAATATTGGTGCTTAATTTTCCAGGCTTAAGCGGATATGAATACGAAACGGTTCTAATAACAGCCATTATTATAATTTTAGTTTTCTACTTGTTACTATTAGTGGGTAAGTATACTTTTTTTGAAAAGATCCTGGTAATATTCGTAACTTTAATGGGGTTATCGTTCTTATTGTCTTTATTTTTTGTACAACCGCTACCATTGGATGTGCTCAAAGGAATAATCCCAACTATACCGGATGTTCCGGGAGGTAAAATGTTGGTAGCTGCTTTTGTGGGCACTACCATGGCTTCTGCAACCTTCTTATCGCGTCCCCTCTTCGTAAAAGGAAAAGGATGGACTATTAAAAATTTAGATCAGCAGAAGAAAGATGCTATAACTGCTGCTGTTCTAATATTTGTTATTAGTGGAATTATAATGGCCGTGGCTGCTGGTGCATTATTTTATGAAGGTAAAGAGGTAACCCACGTACTGGATATGGCAAATACTTTAGAGCCGGTAGCTGGAAAATGGGCAGTTACTATTTTCTTTTTTGGAGCATTAAGTGCAGGTCTATCATCTATTTTTCCTTGTTTGTTAATAGCACCTTTGTTGATTGCAGATTATCAATCCGGTGAATTAGATACCAACTCAAAGCAATTTAGAATTATAACTTTTATCGCTTCTCTGGTGGCTTTGATTGGGCCTGCTTTTGGAGCCAATCCTATTGAGGTTCAAATTCTATCTCAAGTATTTAATGTGTTTGCTTTGCCATTAGTGATAATTGGTATAATAATATTAGTGAACAGTAAAAAAGTGATGAAGGAATATAAAACCAGCCTATTTGTGAATATAGGAATGTTTGCCTCCCTGCTTTTTGCTTGCATAATATCTTACAACGGAATTTTGGCATTGAGGGAGTATTTTTAA
- a CDS encoding polysaccharide lyase family 7 protein: MMSYTIKSLSISLALGVLLISSSSCNDKTKNTDTSTEASKGEKEANKTVYASDVIPFFDHWKLILGDGSNAGIANKFEDEDFFYTATDDSGNWVVFKAPNGGDTHGTSNNTRTELAQIKKWYPATANDKLSATLKVMNVSSTGDARVAASYSVVVGQIHSADGHENEPLKIFYKKFPGHTKGSVFWHYEINTAGDDNSVRWDFSTAVWGHDFSVVGPDENTYPEEPADGIALGEEFSYEIEVKDGIMNLKFTSEGHETKSFTKNLIQSEYPTTADIPKQTQDLFVPVGQDGVERKNAYAGEGCFFKLGAYNQTNGKSPTINKNWCSGAETHGGDIEKQYADGNYAEVWFKDASITVSDNAVSNEGYFTKND; encoded by the coding sequence ATGATGAGTTATACAATCAAATCACTATCAATATCATTGGCCCTTGGTGTTTTACTAATATCAAGTAGTAGCTGTAATGATAAAACCAAAAACACAGATACTTCAACTGAGGCCAGCAAAGGTGAAAAGGAAGCGAATAAAACAGTTTACGCAAGTGACGTTATTCCATTTTTTGATCATTGGAAATTGATATTGGGTGATGGTTCCAATGCTGGTATTGCCAATAAATTTGAAGATGAAGATTTCTTCTATACTGCAACGGATGATTCTGGGAATTGGGTAGTTTTTAAGGCGCCCAATGGAGGGGATACCCATGGCACTTCAAATAATACGAGAACCGAATTGGCTCAAATAAAAAAATGGTATCCCGCAACTGCTAATGATAAACTGTCGGCCACACTCAAAGTAATGAATGTATCATCTACCGGCGATGCCCGTGTAGCGGCTTCGTACTCGGTAGTCGTCGGTCAGATTCATAGTGCCGATGGCCATGAGAACGAACCGCTTAAAATATTTTACAAGAAATTTCCCGGTCATACCAAGGGTTCTGTGTTTTGGCATTATGAGATCAATACCGCAGGCGATGACAATTCTGTACGCTGGGATTTTTCCACAGCGGTTTGGGGGCATGACTTTTCGGTGGTTGGCCCTGATGAAAATACCTATCCGGAAGAACCAGCGGATGGTATTGCATTAGGTGAAGAATTCAGTTATGAAATCGAGGTGAAGGATGGTATTATGAACTTAAAATTCACTAGTGAAGGACATGAAACCAAATCTTTTACAAAAAACCTAATCCAATCTGAATATCCAACAACTGCCGACATTCCCAAGCAAACACAGGATCTATTCGTGCCAGTTGGGCAAGATGGGGTAGAGCGTAAAAATGCGTATGCTGGCGAGGGATGTTTTTTTAAGTTGGGAGCTTACAATCAAACTAATGGAAAATCACCTACAATAAATAAAAATTGGTGTTCTGGCGCGGAAACTCATGGAGGCGATATAGAAAAACAATATGCAGACGGAAACTATGCTGAGGTATGGTTTAAGGATGCAAGTATAACTGTAAGTGATAATGCCGTTTCTAATGAAGGTTATTTCACTAAAAATGATTAA
- a CDS encoding SDR family NAD(P)-dependent oxidoreductase codes for MKQKTKLTGKKVLITAGAQGIGESITKHFIDSGAHVAIHYFSSADTAKQLTTYATSNGVNAVAISGDLTKETDVNALIEKTAKALGGIDILINNAGSLVARKMLSEMETDFWNKVMAINLTSMMLVTRAAAPYLAKNNNSSIVNLASLAGRKGGHPGSLAYATSKGAILTYTRALSTELGPQGTRVNAVAPGLILGTSFHDTHTTKDSAAATIAGIPVQRAGNADDVARAVLYLASEYDGFITGATLDINGGVYNM; via the coding sequence ATGAAACAAAAAACTAAGTTAACAGGAAAGAAGGTACTCATCACAGCTGGTGCCCAAGGCATTGGTGAGTCTATAACCAAACACTTTATTGATAGCGGGGCCCATGTGGCAATTCACTATTTTTCCAGTGCAGATACTGCGAAGCAATTAACAACTTATGCAACGAGCAATGGTGTAAATGCGGTTGCAATTTCTGGTGATCTAACCAAAGAAACCGATGTCAACGCATTGATTGAAAAAACAGCAAAAGCCTTAGGAGGTATAGACATTTTAATTAACAACGCAGGTTCCCTGGTAGCGCGTAAGATGTTAAGCGAAATGGAAACTGATTTTTGGAATAAAGTAATGGCCATCAACCTTACGTCTATGATGTTAGTAACACGAGCTGCAGCACCTTATTTGGCAAAAAACAACAATAGCAGTATTGTTAATTTGGCATCCCTTGCCGGAAGAAAAGGTGGGCATCCAGGATCTCTGGCTTATGCTACCAGCAAAGGTGCTATCTTAACATATACTCGAGCGCTCTCAACAGAACTTGGCCCTCAAGGTACTCGCGTTAATGCTGTTGCGCCAGGCCTTATCCTTGGAACTTCCTTTCACGATACGCATACAACAAAAGATTCAGCAGCTGCAACAATCGCAGGCATTCCTGTTCAACGTGCAGGTAACGCAGATGACGTAGCTCGGGCAGTTCTATATTTGGCGTCTGAATACGATGGTTTTATTACCGGAGCCACGCTAGACATTAATGGTGGTGTTTACAATATGTAG
- a CDS encoding alginate lyase family protein — MKNKSGFSLGIILFLFFICSGQNENQAASENNSETTSSQAHPKLILTAQGVKDIRAQLGNIPIFDKTLEKVKAEVDAEIAKGIDTPIPEDYSGGYTHERHKRNFLILQKAGVLYQILDDEKYARYVKDALMQYEALYKTLPVHPKTRSYARGKLFWQSLNDSNWLVYVSQAYDCIYNYLSKEERNKLETNLFRPFADYISIENPQFYNRVHNHSTWGNAAVGMIGLVMNDEELIQRALYGIKDVDLDKTTKDDDGGYINKDGKAGFLANIEEPFSPDGYYTEGPYYQRYAMYPFLIFAQGLQNIKPELKIFEYKDGVLLKAVDVLLNLTDADGEFFPLNDAQKGMSYFSRELVTAVDIAYHNANQVTGLLSIAKQQDQVLLDDSGFSVALGIKNGKEKPFDKKSINLLDGSNGTQGGVAILRKDDLELVFKYTAQGSSHGHYDKLSFSFYEKGDEVIQDYGLARFVNIEQKGGGNYLKENTTWAKQSIAHNTIIQNETSHFNGEYEKGSTHHSELFVFDASNGNVQIVSAKEKNAYPGTELQRTMVMIKEDNFEKPFVLDIMKVTSNKQNQYDFPFYFMGQPIETNFKYDSPTPMKILGTNNGYQHLWVEGISKADTDNTKFTWLNSGSFYTITTVTNPLDDLFFTRLGANDPKFNLRRDTALMIRRKNSQNTTFVSVIEPHGSYSPVSELAINAVSHISKLKVAYDSTDYTAVSMENDLGNTNIFILCNTNSSKTKEHQLNINGKEYLWKGAYYYSNINK, encoded by the coding sequence ATGAAAAATAAATCAGGATTTTCTCTAGGAATCATTCTTTTTTTGTTCTTTATATGTTCAGGTCAAAATGAGAATCAAGCAGCTTCAGAAAACAATTCTGAAACAACATCGTCTCAGGCGCATCCAAAATTAATTCTAACAGCCCAAGGCGTAAAAGATATTAGAGCACAATTGGGAAATATTCCAATTTTCGATAAAACTTTAGAAAAGGTGAAGGCAGAAGTTGATGCCGAAATAGCTAAAGGAATTGATACACCAATACCAGAAGATTATTCTGGAGGTTACACGCACGAAAGACATAAGCGTAACTTTTTAATATTACAAAAAGCAGGTGTGTTATATCAAATTTTAGATGACGAAAAATACGCCAGATACGTTAAGGATGCATTGATGCAATACGAAGCCTTATATAAGACATTGCCTGTACATCCAAAAACTCGTTCGTATGCACGAGGTAAATTATTCTGGCAATCTTTAAACGATTCCAATTGGTTGGTGTATGTGAGTCAGGCTTATGATTGTATATATAACTACCTGTCTAAAGAAGAACGAAACAAACTGGAAACAAATCTTTTCAGGCCTTTTGCAGATTATATTTCTATTGAAAATCCGCAGTTTTATAACAGAGTTCACAACCATAGTACCTGGGGAAATGCAGCTGTTGGGATGATTGGTTTGGTTATGAACGACGAAGAATTAATACAACGTGCTTTGTATGGAATTAAAGATGTTGATCTGGACAAAACTACTAAAGATGATGATGGAGGGTATATTAATAAGGACGGGAAAGCAGGTTTTTTAGCAAATATAGAAGAGCCTTTTTCACCTGATGGCTATTATACCGAAGGACCATATTACCAGCGTTACGCGATGTATCCGTTTTTAATTTTTGCTCAGGGTTTACAAAATATAAAACCAGAATTAAAGATTTTTGAGTATAAAGACGGGGTGCTTTTAAAAGCTGTAGATGTATTGTTAAACCTTACTGATGCAGACGGTGAATTTTTTCCGCTAAACGATGCCCAAAAAGGCATGTCGTATTTTTCAAGAGAGTTAGTGACTGCTGTAGATATTGCCTACCATAACGCCAACCAGGTCACAGGTTTATTAAGTATCGCAAAACAACAAGATCAAGTATTGTTAGACGATTCAGGATTTTCAGTAGCACTAGGTATCAAAAACGGAAAAGAAAAACCATTCGATAAGAAATCAATTAATTTATTGGATGGATCAAATGGAACTCAAGGTGGAGTAGCTATTTTAAGAAAGGATGATCTAGAGCTCGTTTTTAAATATACTGCACAAGGATCAAGTCATGGTCATTACGACAAATTATCATTTTCATTCTATGAAAAGGGGGATGAAGTTATTCAGGATTATGGCCTTGCCCGGTTTGTGAATATCGAGCAAAAAGGAGGAGGTAATTATCTAAAGGAAAATACTACCTGGGCAAAACAGAGCATTGCGCACAATACCATTATTCAAAACGAGACCTCTCATTTTAATGGTGAATATGAAAAAGGGAGTACGCATCATTCTGAATTGTTCGTCTTCGACGCCAGCAATGGGAATGTACAGATAGTAAGTGCCAAGGAAAAAAATGCCTATCCGGGTACCGAACTGCAGCGCACTATGGTCATGATCAAAGAAGATAATTTTGAAAAACCTTTTGTTTTGGATATCATGAAAGTGACTTCCAATAAGCAAAATCAATATGACTTCCCCTTTTATTTTATGGGTCAACCCATAGAGACGAATTTTAAATATGACTCACCCACCCCAATGAAAATTCTGGGAACTAATAATGGTTACCAACATCTATGGGTAGAAGGGATTAGCAAAGCCGATACCGATAACACTAAATTTACCTGGCTAAACAGTGGTAGCTTTTATACCATAACCACGGTTACAAATCCATTAGATGATCTGTTCTTTACAAGACTAGGCGCTAACGACCCTAAGTTTAACCTGAGAAGAGATACTGCGTTGATGATTAGAAGAAAGAATTCACAAAACACAACTTTTGTTTCTGTCATAGAACCGCATGGAAGTTACAGCCCGGTGTCAGAATTGGCAATAAATGCAGTTAGCCATATTTCAAAATTAAAAGTAGCTTATGATTCTACAGATTATACGGCGGTAAGCATGGAAAATGATTTAGGAAATACAAATATCTTTATTCTGTGCAATACAAATTCGTCAAAAACAAAAGAACATCAATTGAATATAAACGGTAAAGAGTACTTATGGAAAGGTGCTTATTACTACTCTAATATTAATAAATAG